A stretch of the Argentina anserina chromosome 6, drPotAnse1.1, whole genome shotgun sequence genome encodes the following:
- the LOC126800374 gene encoding RHOMBOID-like protein 5 — MYYPPGPPPMYYASPPPPPPQFYAPPPLPPPQRRYSPWLVPLICLVNLGMFIYEMYKNDCPRRHSSKDPCILGDVFKRFSFEPFKDIPWLGPTAETIRNVGGLDRYKVVHGESWRLFSCMWLHAGVIHLFLNMISLDLVGLRLERDFGYHRFGLVYLLGGLGGSLASSLRLVHQDQEKSVSAGASGAIFGLLGASISELITNWTIYDDKFPTIMLLLLNVGVNVGLGFALKMDNSAHIGGCLAGFFLGFVFFIKPQFGYISSKFIPSYHDVKRSPRHNFCQYFLAIVGLLVSIALFGAGFGKLFDIKEIKQQLPDAVKKY; from the exons ATGTATTATCCACCAGGTCCGCCTCCAATGTATTATGCATCACCACCACCCCCGCCACCGCAGTTTTACGCCCCACCGCCATTGCCACCTCCCCAAAGGCGATACTCTCCGTGGCTCGTGCCTCTCATATGCTTGGTTAATCTCGGCATGTTTATTTACGAAATGTATAAGAACGATTGCCCTCGTAGACATTCATCAAAGGATCCGTGTATTTTAGGCGATGTCTTTAAGAGGTTCTCATTCGAACCTTTTAAAGACATTCCTTGGCTTGGTCCTACCGCGGAAAC TATTAGGAATGTAGGAGGCCTCGATCGGTACAAAGTGGTGCACGGTGAATCATGGCGGCTTTTCTCTTGCATGTGGCTTCATGCTGGAGTCATTCATTTGTTTCTTAACATGATCAGCCTTGATTTGGTTGGACTCCGACTTGAGCGCGACTTTGGATATC ATAGGTTCGGGTTAGTGTATTTGCTTGGTGGGTTGGGCGGAAGTTTAGCGTCTTCTCTTCGTCTTGTTCATCAAGACCAGGAAAAGTCAGTGTCAGCTGGAGCATCTGGGGCAATTTTCGGATTGTTGGGAGCCTCCATTTCTGAGCTGATCACAAACTGGACAATCTATGATGATAAG TTCCCGACGATCATGCTACTCCTTCTGAATGTTGGCGTGAATGTGGGCCTTGGATTTGCACTGAAAATGGACAATTCAGCTCATATAGGTGGTTGCCTAGCAGGGTTCTTCctcggttttgtttttttcatcaAGCCTCAGTTTGGATATATAAGCAGCAAGTTTATTCCATCATACCATGATGTCAAACGTTCACCAAGGCACAACTTCTGTCAATATTTTCTAGCGATTGTAGGCCTTCTGGTTTCAATTGCTTT ATTTGGAGCCGGCTTCGGTAAGCTCTTTGATATTAAGGAAATTAAGCAGCAATTACCGGATGCCGTCAAAAAATATTga